One stretch of Pseudoxanthomonas sp. Root65 DNA includes these proteins:
- a CDS encoding cupin-like domain-containing protein, with the protein MPQPDAIEEVSGYDPAAVPESLLSGSRPVVLRGLASAWPAVRAAHASAHDAIAYLKRFDHGSMPVVATVAPPEAGGRVFYNDDLSGFNFRREEVPLTVALDTLRKYLDTSAPPSIYIASTTLDTFLPGFRAENPMDLGARDPLASIWIGNRSRIAAHQDVPDNLACVVVGRRRVTLFPPDQLENLYIGPLDHTPAGQAVSLVDFAAPDLQRFPRFAEAMRHARTAVLAPGDAVFIPSMWWHHMEGLEPFNVLVNYWWRRSPAWMDTPMNALMLAITSLRDLPPHERAIWKDVFDHYVFGYDEAVDAGHIPESARRVLASLDEDRVRHLRALLVQRLNR; encoded by the coding sequence CTGCCGCAGCCTGATGCCATCGAAGAGGTGAGCGGGTACGACCCCGCCGCCGTACCGGAATCGTTGCTGTCGGGGAGCCGTCCCGTGGTGCTGCGCGGCCTGGCATCGGCATGGCCCGCCGTGCGCGCGGCGCACGCATCCGCGCACGATGCGATCGCGTATCTCAAGCGGTTCGACCACGGCAGCATGCCCGTCGTCGCCACGGTGGCACCACCGGAGGCCGGCGGGCGTGTCTTCTACAACGACGACCTGAGCGGTTTCAATTTCCGGCGCGAAGAGGTGCCGCTGACGGTCGCGCTGGATACCCTGCGCAAGTATCTCGATACGTCCGCGCCGCCTTCGATCTACATCGCCTCGACCACGCTGGATACTTTCCTGCCAGGATTCCGCGCAGAGAATCCGATGGATCTGGGGGCGCGCGATCCGTTGGCCAGCATCTGGATCGGCAACCGCAGCCGTATCGCGGCACACCAGGACGTGCCGGACAACCTGGCCTGCGTGGTGGTGGGTCGGCGACGGGTGACGCTGTTCCCGCCGGATCAGTTGGAAAACCTCTACATCGGTCCGCTCGATCACACGCCGGCGGGACAGGCGGTGAGCCTGGTCGATTTCGCCGCGCCGGATCTGCAGCGCTTTCCCCGCTTTGCCGAAGCGATGCGTCATGCACGCACTGCGGTGCTCGCGCCCGGCGATGCCGTGTTCATTCCTTCCATGTGGTGGCATCACATGGAGGGCCTGGAACCCTTCAATGTGCTGGTGAACTACTGGTGGCGTCGTTCGCCCGCGTGGATGGACACGCCGATGAATGCGCTGATGTTGGCGATCACCAGCCTGCGCGACCTTCCGCCGCACGAGCGCGCCATCTGGAAGGACGTGTTCGACCATTACGTGTTCGGCTACGACGAGGCCGTCGACGCCGGCCATATTCCG
- a CDS encoding SapC family protein — translation MSQHVLLNNVEHRTLRVHAGHGAALGDAVMRALTFPAEFRDVQAHYPIVFARDGEGRFVPLALFGLEDGDNLFLDGARWDATYVPLSIRRQPFLVGVSGEERLLHVDLEHPRVTTDGGETLFHDHGVATEYLERVKSVLLALHDGVMATPAFIDALLQHGLLESFVLDVKLDDGSHNRLAGFHTIDEARLQALPGAALERLAHEGYLLPIYMVLASMSRFRDLIERTNRRRAAAA, via the coding sequence ATGAGCCAGCATGTGCTGTTGAACAACGTCGAACATCGCACGCTGCGCGTGCACGCCGGACACGGCGCGGCACTCGGCGATGCGGTCATGCGTGCGCTGACGTTCCCCGCCGAGTTCCGTGACGTGCAGGCGCACTATCCGATCGTGTTCGCCCGCGATGGCGAGGGCCGCTTCGTACCGCTTGCGCTGTTCGGACTGGAGGATGGCGACAACCTCTTCCTCGACGGCGCGCGTTGGGATGCGACCTACGTGCCGCTGTCGATCCGGCGGCAGCCGTTTCTCGTCGGCGTTTCGGGCGAGGAGCGCCTGCTGCACGTCGACCTGGAGCATCCGCGCGTCACCACGGACGGCGGTGAGACGCTCTTCCACGACCATGGCGTCGCCACCGAATACCTCGAGCGCGTCAAGTCCGTGCTGCTGGCCCTGCATGACGGTGTGATGGCCACACCCGCCTTCATCGACGCGTTGTTGCAGCACGGACTGCTGGAGTCGTTCGTACTGGACGTGAAGCTGGACGACGGCTCGCATAATCGCCTGGCCGGCTTCCACACGATCGACGAAGCGCGCCTGCAGGCATTGCCGGGCGCGGCGCTGGAACGGCTGGCGCACGAGGGCTACCTGTTGCCCATCTACATGGTGCTGGCCTCGATGTCGCGCTTCCGCGACCTGATCGAACGGACCAATCGACGTCGTGCTGCCGCAGCCTGA